One window from the genome of Bacillus weihaiensis encodes:
- a CDS encoding TraR/DksA C4-type zinc finger protein encodes MLNSQQIETFRSQLQVMKEEINHRFEMNEHYGLEEEHPHESVGELSSYDNHPADDATELYEREKDLALNEHTEEELHDIERALQAIENGTYGKCEVCGIDIPLERLDAIPTTTTCKEHAPEQVVSHNRPVEEGVLMPPFGKFNYDEQDENVAFDAEDTYQVVNSYGSSETPSDLSNPNVDHYNDVYMESQEPDGYVEDYENFVGTDIEGNEITIYPTKLHEKYEDMLDEDGLMTIFGDLPPYEKDPYTEEEL; translated from the coding sequence TTGCTAAATTCACAACAAATTGAGACCTTCCGCTCACAGCTTCAGGTAATGAAGGAAGAAATTAACCACCGCTTCGAAATGAATGAACATTATGGGTTGGAAGAGGAGCATCCTCACGAATCTGTGGGGGAACTTTCAAGTTATGACAATCATCCGGCAGATGATGCAACTGAATTATATGAGCGAGAAAAAGACCTTGCTCTTAATGAACATACGGAAGAAGAATTACATGATATTGAAAGAGCTTTACAAGCAATTGAGAATGGAACATATGGAAAATGTGAGGTGTGTGGAATTGATATACCTCTTGAACGACTTGATGCAATACCTACAACTACTACGTGTAAGGAGCATGCACCTGAGCAGGTTGTCTCACACAATCGCCCAGTTGAAGAAGGTGTGCTTATGCCCCCATTTGGGAAATTTAATTATGATGAACAAGACGAAAATGTTGCATTTGACGCAGAAGACACCTACCAAGTAGTCAACAGCTATGGGTCTTCCGAAACGCCGTCAGATTTATCTAATCCAAATGTTGACCATTATAATGATGTATATATGGAATCTCAAGAGCCTGATGGCTATGTTGAAGATTATGAAAACTTCGTCGGCACTGATATAGAAGGAAATGAAATCACCATATACCCCACTAAATTACACGAGAAGTATGAAGATATGTTAGACGAGGACGGTTTAATGACCATTTTTGGAGATTTACCTCCTTATGAAAAGGATCCATATACCGAAGAAGAACTTTAA
- a CDS encoding 1,4-dihydroxy-2-naphthoate polyprenyltransferase, whose amino-acid sequence MQPQTTPHLPTVNKEKGWKVWWMLLRPHTLSAAFIPVTIGTVLALHEGSIKLSLFIAMLVASILIQAATNMFNEYFDYKRGLDNENSVGIGGAIVRNGIKARTVLNLAFIFFGIATLIGLYICLMSSWWVAVIGIICMLAGYFYTGGPIPIAYTPFGELVAGFFMGNVIILIAFFIQTETVTMKSFLISLPVALLVGAILTANNIRDLDGDKENGRKTLAILLGKKNSIIFLAGMFLTAYLIIFILLFSGLTSFWTLLVLLSTPKAFKAVKLFIGKTLPIEMMPAMKATAQTNVQFGFLLAIGLFIGHYL is encoded by the coding sequence ATGCAACCTCAGACAACGCCACATCTTCCTACTGTTAATAAGGAAAAAGGTTGGAAAGTTTGGTGGATGCTTCTACGTCCACATACTCTTTCAGCTGCATTTATTCCCGTTACAATAGGAACTGTATTGGCTTTACACGAAGGATCCATAAAACTCTCATTATTCATCGCAATGCTTGTAGCATCAATTCTAATTCAAGCAGCAACAAATATGTTTAATGAGTATTTTGATTATAAACGTGGTCTAGACAACGAGAACTCAGTCGGTATTGGCGGAGCAATCGTAAGGAACGGAATAAAAGCACGTACGGTACTAAATTTAGCCTTTATCTTTTTTGGTATCGCAACATTAATTGGTCTTTATATATGTCTTATGTCTTCCTGGTGGGTTGCCGTTATTGGAATTATTTGCATGCTAGCTGGTTATTTTTACACTGGTGGGCCAATTCCAATAGCCTACACACCATTTGGAGAGCTAGTAGCTGGATTTTTTATGGGTAATGTTATTATATTAATAGCCTTTTTTATCCAAACTGAAACCGTAACGATGAAGAGTTTTCTTATTTCTTTACCTGTTGCACTGTTAGTTGGAGCAATTCTAACAGCTAACAATATTCGTGATTTAGACGGTGACAAAGAAAATGGTCGAAAAACACTGGCCATATTGTTAGGTAAAAAAAATTCGATCATCTTTTTAGCAGGCATGTTTTTAACAGCCTATCTCATCATCTTTATCTTATTATTTTCAGGTTTAACATCTTTTTGGACATTACTTGTCCTATTAAGCACTCCGAAAGCCTTTAAAGCGGTTAAACTATTTATCGGAAAAACATTACCTATTGAAATGATGCCAGCGATGAAGGCAACTGCACAAACAAACGTCCAATTTGGCTTTCTTTTAGCGATTGGATTATTTATCGGACACTACTTGTAA
- a CDS encoding o-succinylbenzoate--CoA ligase gives MSYMPNWLRQRAELTPDRLAIKSEQKEYTYRELYTASQRRASFLKHSYSLKKGQHIALLMKNSVDMVITIHACFLIGVRTVLLNTRLSSQEVEWQVQNAEVSFILCDRYYAEIVDSIKTVEILYHDQLEDLPSFEKFEEETEIDLRDVATIMYTSGTTGHPKGVIQTFQNHWSSAIGSTLNLGLQSTDRWLLAVPLYHISGLSILIRSVLYGICIVLHDKFDPVKMNRAIQQDKVTIVSVVTTMLKQMVDALGTDEYPTTFRCMLTGGGPIPRPILEVCVKKGIPVYQTYGMTETASQIVTLSPEYCLKKLGSAGKPLFQCEVRIENSGQSCAPNEEGEIVVKGPNVTEGYWKREEETNKSFVDGWFYTGDLGYKDEDGFLYVLDRRTDLIISGGENIYPAEIEGVMLSHSNVKDAGVVGIEDETWGQIPHAFVVLHDERGDQNILEHCQEYLASYKIPKSITILPELPRNASNKLLRRLLKDSVKGHAQ, from the coding sequence ATGAGTTACATGCCAAATTGGTTAAGGCAACGGGCTGAATTAACACCAGACAGGCTTGCAATTAAATCAGAACAAAAAGAGTACACTTATCGAGAGCTTTATACGGCTTCACAACGCAGAGCAAGCTTTTTAAAGCATTCCTATAGCTTGAAAAAAGGACAGCACATTGCATTATTGATGAAAAATAGTGTAGATATGGTGATTACTATTCACGCTTGCTTTTTAATTGGTGTTAGAACAGTCCTATTAAACACGAGGCTTTCATCCCAAGAAGTTGAATGGCAGGTTCAGAATGCAGAAGTAAGTTTCATACTATGTGATCGCTATTATGCAGAGATTGTAGACTCGATTAAAACTGTAGAAATTCTCTATCATGATCAATTAGAGGATCTACCTTCATTTGAAAAATTTGAAGAAGAAACAGAAATAGATTTACGTGATGTGGCGACGATTATGTACACATCAGGAACAACTGGTCACCCAAAAGGTGTTATACAGACTTTTCAAAATCACTGGTCAAGTGCAATCGGCTCTACTTTAAACTTAGGTCTCCAATCAACCGACAGATGGTTACTGGCTGTTCCGCTTTATCATATTAGTGGTTTATCTATTTTAATTCGCAGTGTTCTTTATGGTATCTGCATTGTCCTGCATGATAAATTTGATCCTGTCAAAATGAATCGAGCCATTCAGCAGGATAAAGTAACTATTGTATCTGTCGTTACTACCATGTTAAAGCAAATGGTAGATGCACTTGGTACGGATGAATATCCAACGACGTTTCGTTGTATGCTTACAGGTGGTGGACCTATCCCAAGACCGATATTGGAGGTATGCGTAAAAAAGGGAATACCAGTCTATCAAACGTATGGAATGACAGAAACAGCTTCACAGATTGTCACTCTGTCTCCTGAATACTGTCTTAAGAAGCTTGGTTCTGCAGGCAAACCACTATTTCAATGTGAAGTTAGGATTGAAAATTCTGGTCAGTCTTGTGCTCCGAATGAAGAAGGAGAGATTGTTGTCAAAGGACCAAATGTAACAGAAGGGTACTGGAAAAGAGAAGAGGAAACAAATAAATCCTTTGTAGATGGATGGTTTTATACAGGGGATTTAGGTTATAAAGACGAGGATGGGTTTTTATATGTTCTTGATCGTCGAACAGACTTAATTATTTCGGGTGGAGAGAATATTTATCCTGCTGAAATTGAAGGGGTTATGTTGTCACATTCAAATGTGAAGGACGCTGGTGTAGTTGGAATAGAGGATGAGACGTGGGGACAGATTCCGCATGCTTTTGTTGTCCTACATGATGAACGAGGCGACCAAAACATTTTAGAACACTGTCAAGAATATTTGGCCTCCTATAAAATTCCTAAATCTATCACAATTTTACCGGAACTTCCTAGGAATGCCTCCAATAAATTGTTGCGTAGACTATTAAAAGACAGTGTAAAGGGACATGCTCAATGA
- the menB gene encoding 1,4-dihydroxy-2-naphthoyl-CoA synthase, with product MAIEWVSERKYEEILYQTYNGIAKISINRPHVHNAFTPKTVMELIDAFAYARDDQNVGVIILAGEGGKAFCSGGDQKVRGHGGYVGDDQIPRLNVLDLQRLIRVIPKPVIAMVAGYAIGGGHVLHIVCDLTIAADNAVFGQTGPKVGSFDAGYGSGYLARIVGHKKAREIWYLCRQYGAQEALDMGLVNTVVPLEQLEEETVKWCEEILEKSPTAIRFLKAAFNADTDGLAGIQQFAGDATLLYYTTDEAKEGRDAFKEKRSPDFKQFPRFP from the coding sequence TTGGCAATTGAATGGGTTTCAGAACGTAAGTACGAAGAGATTTTATATCAAACATATAATGGGATTGCTAAAATTTCCATAAACCGTCCACATGTACATAATGCTTTTACTCCTAAGACAGTAATGGAATTAATTGATGCATTTGCATATGCACGTGATGATCAAAATGTAGGAGTTATCATTTTAGCAGGTGAAGGTGGCAAGGCTTTCTGTTCAGGTGGAGATCAAAAAGTTCGTGGTCACGGTGGATACGTTGGAGACGATCAAATTCCACGTCTAAATGTTCTTGATTTACAAAGATTAATTCGTGTTATCCCAAAACCAGTTATTGCAATGGTAGCAGGTTATGCGATCGGAGGAGGACACGTACTACATATCGTATGTGATCTTACAATTGCTGCAGACAATGCTGTTTTTGGACAAACTGGTCCTAAAGTAGGAAGCTTTGATGCTGGTTATGGATCTGGCTATCTTGCTAGAATCGTTGGTCACAAGAAAGCACGTGAAATTTGGTATTTATGCAGACAATATGGTGCCCAAGAAGCTCTTGATATGGGTCTTGTTAATACAGTTGTACCATTAGAGCAATTGGAGGAAGAAACGGTAAAATGGTGTGAGGAAATCTTAGAAAAGAGTCCAACTGCTATTCGTTTCTTAAAGGCTGCGTTTAATGCAGACACAGATGGTTTAGCTGGTATTCAGCAATTTGCAGGAGATGCGACTCTCCTCTATTATACAACGGATGAAGCGAAGGAAGGTCGTGACGCATTTAAAGAAAAGCGTTCACCTGACTTTAAACAATTCCCACGTTTCCCTTAA
- a CDS encoding metal ABC transporter solute-binding protein, Zn/Mn family, whose amino-acid sequence MEETKVKKWLAGIVTTMVAVVLLSACGSNETSGDSNGLIKVTTTTGQVADIVKNVGGDKVEVASLMGPGVDPHLYQASQGDIKKLNDAEIILYNGLHLEGKMEEIFEKMSEDKPTVAVADDIPEDMLLGADDSNAHDPHVWFDIPAWLYAVDVVKEQLSELSPENKELFEENAEKYRKELEEVHAYAQEQIETIPEESRVLVTAHDAFKYFGHAYGLEVMGLQGLSTDSEYGLKDVQSLVDTLVDRKIKAVFIESSISEKSINAVVEGAKKENHEVVIGGELFSDAMGEEGTNEGTYVGMFKHNIDTIVSSLK is encoded by the coding sequence ATGGAGGAAACAAAGGTGAAAAAGTGGTTGGCAGGTATAGTAACAACTATGGTAGCAGTCGTTTTGTTATCGGCATGTGGGAGTAATGAAACATCCGGAGATTCTAATGGACTCATTAAAGTTACAACAACGACAGGTCAAGTTGCAGACATTGTGAAAAATGTTGGTGGAGACAAAGTAGAGGTTGCCTCACTAATGGGACCTGGTGTCGATCCTCATCTTTATCAAGCTTCCCAAGGAGATATTAAAAAGCTAAATGACGCTGAGATAATTCTTTATAATGGTCTTCATTTAGAAGGTAAAATGGAAGAGATTTTCGAAAAAATGTCAGAGGATAAACCAACAGTAGCAGTTGCAGACGACATTCCAGAAGATATGCTATTAGGTGCTGATGATTCAAATGCACATGATCCACACGTATGGTTTGATATCCCAGCATGGCTTTATGCTGTTGATGTGGTCAAAGAGCAGCTTTCAGAATTATCGCCAGAAAATAAAGAGCTCTTTGAAGAAAATGCGGAGAAGTACAGAAAAGAATTAGAGGAAGTACATGCATACGCACAAGAGCAAATTGAAACAATTCCTGAGGAAAGCCGTGTGTTAGTGACAGCACATGATGCTTTTAAATATTTTGGTCATGCATATGGTTTAGAGGTAATGGGATTACAGGGACTAAGTACAGATTCTGAATATGGTTTAAAGGATGTCCAATCATTAGTTGATACATTAGTGGATCGAAAAATTAAAGCTGTATTCATTGAAAGTAGTATTTCCGAGAAATCCATTAACGCAGTAGTTGAGGGAGCGAAAAAGGAAAACCATGAAGTGGTGATTGGTGGAGAGCTTTTCTCAGATGCGATGGGTGAAGAAGGTACAAACGAAGGTACGTATGTAGGAATGTTTAAGCATAATATTGACACAATTGTCTCGTCTTTAAAATAA
- the menD gene encoding 2-succinyl-5-enolpyruvyl-6-hydroxy-3-cyclohexene-1-carboxylic-acid synthase encodes MNGDSFTHFVANFVDELVRKGVEHVVISPGSRSTPLAILMCEHPLLKTYVNIDERSAGFFAIGLAKSIKKPVALLCTSGTAAANYYPAVVEAYYSRVPLLVLTADRPHELRDIGAPQVIDQIQLYGKYPKWFVDVAIPEENEGILRYVRTIAGRAVGLAMTKPAGVIHLNFPFREPLVPNLKIENLWGTYENRQEYLSTTIGTQTVNSHQLQAIIEVIKGTQNGLIVCGDQQDSTYKQHVIQLSASLKYPILADPLSQLRAGHKENSIIDCYDTLLKDPEIAEKLKPDVIIRFGAMPVSKPLTTLLKKNPQITQIVIDPSGSYRDTTLNASHIVLCEEATFCKTLVESIEEKAMTAYYQIWLKCHELHRTLLEQALLPITDLFEGKIVNEIQRVLPSESRLMIGNSMPIRDIDTYFRNTPKKIDLYCNRGANGIDGTNSTALGLSVERSKPTFLLVGDLSFYHDLNGLLAAKVNQLDLTIILINNDGGGIFSFLPQSNEERHFETLFGTPIGLDFSKAVDMYGGEFHSMTSWDQFHQYFSEEWENHGLKVIEIKTDRKSRVKVHRDLLYHVSQEIKKAVLS; translated from the coding sequence ATGAATGGTGATTCATTTACTCACTTTGTAGCAAACTTCGTCGATGAACTAGTGCGTAAAGGGGTAGAGCATGTTGTGATTAGTCCAGGATCACGCTCTACTCCCTTAGCAATTTTAATGTGTGAACATCCGTTGTTGAAAACGTACGTTAATATCGATGAAAGATCTGCTGGTTTTTTTGCCATTGGATTAGCCAAGTCTATCAAAAAGCCTGTTGCACTACTTTGTACATCTGGTACAGCTGCAGCAAATTACTATCCGGCTGTTGTTGAAGCGTATTACTCACGTGTGCCTTTACTCGTTTTAACAGCAGACCGTCCACACGAATTAAGGGATATTGGTGCCCCTCAAGTAATTGATCAGATTCAGCTGTATGGGAAATATCCTAAATGGTTTGTTGATGTTGCTATCCCTGAAGAGAATGAAGGGATCCTTCGTTATGTAAGGACGATTGCAGGACGAGCAGTCGGTTTAGCTATGACAAAGCCAGCCGGAGTTATCCATCTCAATTTTCCATTTCGTGAACCATTAGTACCAAATTTAAAAATAGAGAATTTATGGGGTACTTACGAAAATCGACAGGAATATCTTTCAACAACTATTGGTACCCAGACAGTTAATTCTCATCAGTTGCAAGCCATTATTGAAGTGATAAAAGGCACTCAAAATGGACTAATTGTCTGTGGTGATCAACAAGATTCTACATATAAACAACATGTTATACAGTTATCAGCCTCATTAAAATATCCTATACTTGCAGATCCACTTTCACAGTTGCGAGCTGGGCATAAGGAAAATAGTATTATTGATTGTTATGATACTTTACTTAAAGATCCGGAAATTGCAGAGAAGTTAAAACCTGATGTTATCATTAGATTTGGAGCAATGCCAGTATCAAAGCCATTAACGACTCTATTGAAAAAAAATCCGCAAATTACTCAGATCGTCATCGATCCTAGTGGAAGTTATCGTGATACAACGTTAAACGCATCACATATTGTACTATGTGAGGAAGCTACTTTTTGCAAAACGTTAGTGGAATCAATAGAGGAAAAAGCAATGACTGCCTATTATCAAATTTGGTTGAAGTGTCATGAGCTACATCGTACTTTACTAGAACAAGCCTTGCTGCCAATTACAGATTTGTTTGAAGGGAAGATTGTCAACGAGATTCAGCGAGTGCTCCCAAGTGAAAGTAGACTTATGATCGGTAACAGTATGCCAATTAGAGATATTGATACTTACTTTAGAAATACACCAAAAAAAATAGATCTCTATTGTAACCGAGGGGCAAATGGTATTGATGGCACAAATTCGACAGCTTTAGGGCTAAGTGTGGAACGTTCAAAGCCGACATTTCTTTTAGTTGGTGATTTATCCTTTTATCATGACCTGAATGGATTATTGGCTGCAAAAGTAAATCAACTCGATTTAACGATTATCCTGATTAATAATGATGGAGGAGGAATCTTTTCATTCCTTCCACAATCTAATGAAGAACGTCATTTTGAAACACTATTCGGTACACCTATCGGCTTGGATTTCTCTAAGGCCGTTGACATGTATGGAGGAGAATTTCACAGTATGACAAGTTGGGATCAATTCCATCAATATTTTAGCGAAGAGTGGGAGAATCATGGACTTAAGGTGATTGAAATCAAAACAGATCGCAAAAGTCGTGTCAAAGTTCATCGGGATTTGTTATATCATGTTTCCCAGGAAATAAAGAAAGCTGTTCTCTCATGA
- the menC gene encoding o-succinylbenzoate synthase encodes MIKIKTVKIYPISQTLKTPFKTNIGYVVDRDSLLVEVIDHDGVSGWGEVVAFSTPWYTEETIKTCYHILTDLLIPHILGKQLTHPNEVYQLLQPIRRNHMAKASIEGAIWDLYAKKQKLSLSEALGGTKKTIDCGVVVGMSSLKEMLNSIRKHVAEGYKRVKIKISPEKDIEIVREIRRHFPTLPLMVDANSSYTLKDIDRLKELDQYDLMMIEQPLGEDDIIDHAKLQDQMKTKICLDESIVSYTDAKKAIELGSCKIINIKPGRVGGLTVSKQIHDLCSQHGIDVWCGGMLETGISRAHNIALASLENFTIPGDISSSSRYWEEDIVYPEIKVINGSIHIPNEVGLGFKVKRDFLEKYKNKEIIN; translated from the coding sequence ATGATAAAGATTAAGACTGTAAAAATTTATCCTATTTCGCAAACATTAAAGACTCCTTTTAAAACAAATATAGGGTATGTCGTGGATCGAGATAGTTTACTTGTGGAAGTAATAGATCATGATGGGGTTAGTGGTTGGGGGGAAGTAGTTGCCTTTTCTACACCCTGGTATACAGAGGAAACAATTAAGACATGCTATCATATTCTAACTGATTTACTTATCCCGCATATACTTGGAAAACAACTCACACATCCTAATGAAGTATATCAGCTATTACAGCCTATTCGCCGAAATCATATGGCAAAGGCTTCTATTGAAGGTGCGATATGGGATCTTTATGCGAAAAAACAAAAGCTTTCTTTATCTGAGGCATTGGGTGGAACGAAAAAAACAATCGATTGTGGAGTAGTCGTTGGAATGTCTTCCCTTAAAGAGATGTTGAATTCGATAAGAAAGCATGTAGCTGAAGGGTATAAAAGAGTAAAAATTAAAATATCACCTGAAAAGGATATCGAGATTGTACGAGAGATACGGAGACATTTCCCAACCCTTCCGTTAATGGTGGACGCTAATTCCTCATACACATTGAAGGATATTGATCGATTAAAGGAACTTGATCAATACGATCTTATGATGATTGAACAGCCACTAGGGGAAGATGACATTATCGATCATGCGAAATTACAAGATCAAATGAAGACAAAAATTTGTTTAGATGAAAGTATAGTATCCTATACAGATGCCAAAAAAGCGATTGAATTAGGAAGCTGTAAAATTATCAATATTAAGCCTGGTCGCGTTGGAGGATTAACGGTGTCCAAACAAATCCATGATTTATGTAGTCAGCATGGCATTGATGTGTGGTGTGGTGGAATGCTTGAAACAGGTATTTCGAGAGCACATAATATTGCATTAGCTTCATTAGAGAATTTTACAATTCCAGGGGATATCTCCTCCTCGTCACGCTACTGGGAGGAAGACATTGTTTATCCTGAGATTAAGGTAATAAATGGGTCAATCCACATTCCAAATGAAGTTGGTTTAGGCTTCAAAGTGAAGAGGGATTTTCTTGAGAAGTACAAAAATAAGGAAATCATAAATTAG
- a CDS encoding isochorismate synthase has translation MITTLDDTMKEHIEQALEEAKQTNQSVIVSRVKEVDAINPLHFYASGEKLFFGERFIWSTPERDFTLIGLGKEHVFENNKTSERFSDIESEWKRLNKKIVSNYTQQLGTGPLLFGGFSFDPSKEKNTLWQNFPEAKFVLPTMMLTRLNHKTFITVNRMITPYDQLDDCIKHFEQTLEVSFHPIDCEKVNEFSEIEYQTSQWLKAVEKATNDIKEEKIDKVVLAREVHLKFTEEINSNNVISRLQKEQPTSFIFGLENGNQNFVGATPERLIKKVDQEVSSTCLAGSIKRGKTKKQDLVLGEQLLNDRKNLIEHTIVVKMIKEALNECCYEIISPKAPALLKTKSIQHLYTPVKGYIKKGNSLLSLVDKLHPTPALGGFPKQKAIEKIRELEPMHRGWYAAPIGWIDHEDNGEFVVAIRSGLLEGHNAALFAGCGVVAESDPKSEYLETKIKLKPMLSALGGLENEW, from the coding sequence TTGATAACAACATTGGACGATACAATGAAAGAACATATAGAACAAGCATTAGAAGAGGCGAAGCAGACGAATCAATCGGTTATTGTCAGCCGGGTTAAAGAAGTGGATGCAATTAACCCCCTCCATTTCTATGCTTCAGGAGAAAAGCTTTTCTTTGGAGAGCGATTTATTTGGTCTACCCCAGAACGAGACTTTACATTAATCGGACTAGGAAAAGAACATGTCTTTGAAAATAATAAAACAAGTGAGCGTTTTTCGGATATTGAAAGTGAATGGAAGCGCTTAAATAAAAAGATTGTTTCAAACTATACTCAACAGCTAGGAACTGGTCCGTTGCTTTTTGGTGGGTTTTCGTTTGATCCTTCAAAAGAAAAAAATACATTGTGGCAGAATTTCCCGGAAGCGAAATTCGTTCTTCCAACAATGATGCTAACACGATTGAATCATAAAACATTCATTACCGTTAACAGGATGATTACACCGTATGATCAGCTAGATGATTGTATTAAGCACTTTGAACAAACTTTAGAAGTGTCTTTTCACCCAATAGATTGTGAAAAAGTTAACGAATTCTCAGAAATTGAATACCAAACCTCACAGTGGCTTAAAGCAGTAGAAAAAGCAACAAACGATATTAAGGAAGAGAAAATAGACAAAGTTGTTTTAGCACGAGAGGTTCATTTGAAATTCACAGAAGAAATTAATTCTAATAACGTGATCAGTCGATTGCAAAAAGAGCAACCTACTAGCTTTATCTTTGGTTTGGAAAATGGAAATCAAAACTTTGTGGGTGCTACACCGGAAAGATTAATAAAAAAAGTGGATCAAGAAGTTTCTTCCACCTGTCTTGCTGGATCTATTAAAAGAGGGAAGACAAAAAAGCAGGATCTTGTATTAGGAGAGCAGCTTTTAAATGATCGGAAAAATTTAATTGAACATACTATCGTCGTGAAGATGATAAAAGAGGCTTTAAATGAATGCTGCTACGAGATCATCTCTCCTAAAGCTCCAGCATTGCTTAAAACAAAAAGCATCCAACATTTATATACTCCCGTTAAGGGCTATATAAAGAAAGGGAATTCGTTATTATCTCTAGTTGATAAGCTACATCCGACTCCTGCTTTAGGAGGCTTTCCTAAGCAAAAGGCGATTGAAAAAATTAGAGAGTTGGAGCCAATGCATAGAGGGTGGTATGCAGCGCCTATAGGTTGGATTGATCATGAAGATAATGGTGAGTTTGTTGTGGCAATTCGTTCAGGCTTATTAGAAGGACACAATGCTGCTTTATTTGCAGGTTGTGGAGTTGTAGCTGAGTCTGATCCTAAGTCAGAATATCTAGAAACGAAAATTAAACTTAAACCGATGCTGTCAGCTCTAGGAGGTTTAGAGAATGAATGGTGA
- the menH gene encoding 2-succinyl-6-hydroxy-2,4-cyclohexadiene-1-carboxylate synthase: MKVRGVNYNVEIYNGNQGKERLILLHGFTGSTKSWMHVLDHFSQFELILIDLIGHGQTESPKDVLRYSMEEVVNDIKEMMDMLEISHTNMLGYSMGGRVALSFTVRFPQYINKLVLESSSPGLNNEEDRIQRIEADTKLAKDIMSSDDLSHFVRRWEDIPLFKSQKRLPDSVQSRIRYQRLRNSPRGLANSLMGMGTGVQPSLWHELKRVKTPVLLLSGELDRKFCEIAKQMMQQLENSSKKEIIDVGHAIHVEQPQIFGKIVNEFLLRN; this comes from the coding sequence ATGAAGGTAAGAGGTGTTAACTACAACGTAGAAATTTATAACGGAAATCAAGGGAAGGAAAGGCTCATTCTCCTACATGGATTCACAGGTTCAACTAAAAGCTGGATGCATGTCTTGGATCATTTCTCACAATTTGAGCTGATTTTAATTGACTTAATCGGTCATGGTCAAACGGAGAGTCCTAAAGATGTTTTACGATATTCGATGGAAGAAGTAGTGAATGATATAAAAGAGATGATGGACATGCTAGAAATATCTCATACAAATATGCTAGGATATTCTATGGGAGGAAGAGTTGCCTTATCATTCACTGTGAGATTTCCTCAGTATATAAATAAGTTAGTACTAGAAAGTAGTTCACCGGGTTTAAATAATGAGGAAGATCGAATACAAAGGATAGAGGCTGATACTAAATTAGCCAAAGATATTATGAGCTCTGATGATCTCTCTCATTTTGTTCGTAGGTGGGAGGATATTCCTCTCTTTAAGAGTCAAAAAAGACTACCAGACTCAGTACAATCACGAATCAGATACCAAAGATTAAGGAATTCACCTCGTGGATTAGCTAATAGTTTAATGGGTATGGGTACTGGGGTACAGCCTTCATTATGGCATGAGTTAAAAAGGGTGAAAACTCCTGTGCTATTACTAAGTGGTGAATTAGATCGAAAATTTTGTGAAATAGCTAAACAGATGATGCAGCAGCTTGAAAATTCTAGTAAAAAAGAAATTATTGATGTTGGGCATGCAATTCATGTAGAACAACCACAGATTTTTGGTAAAATAGTAAATGAGTTTCTATTAAGAAATTAA